A portion of the Parasedimentitalea marina genome contains these proteins:
- a CDS encoding heme-dependent oxidative N-demethylase family protein, with product MDPILQKQIPYNPLMQKALPGIQPLAMQDWLRPDDVFAAQTAARAQLLDTRREDVLMLDVAAMPAAQELLRMVLAQLYAPDSQQVQPGDGPPVTINWEDPLGTLGRIAQQDFCILEKRGDEHVMTGAVLCFPASWQLAEKFMAPLTGIHTPIASYDASIAARVQRLFDGVQPGRPLWRFNSLWYRDAELHQPRRRYKERDDAFNATAGYMRSEKQMIIRLPETRAVVFCIHTYVLARKDLVAQWGTGPAAEIG from the coding sequence ATGGACCCGATTTTACAAAAACAAATTCCCTATAATCCACTTATGCAAAAGGCATTGCCGGGTATACAACCGCTTGCCATGCAGGATTGGCTGCGCCCGGATGACGTCTTTGCAGCGCAGACCGCAGCACGCGCGCAGCTCCTTGATACTCGGCGCGAGGATGTCTTGATGCTGGATGTGGCGGCGATGCCTGCTGCACAAGAATTGTTGCGCATGGTTTTGGCGCAGCTGTATGCACCAGACAGCCAGCAGGTTCAGCCCGGTGATGGCCCTCCGGTCACGATCAATTGGGAGGACCCCTTGGGGACATTGGGGCGCATTGCCCAGCAGGACTTCTGTATTCTGGAAAAACGCGGTGACGAGCATGTCATGACAGGTGCAGTGCTGTGTTTCCCAGCTAGTTGGCAGTTGGCCGAAAAATTCATGGCTCCGCTGACAGGCATTCACACACCGATCGCCAGCTATGACGCATCCATTGCCGCCCGTGTTCAACGATTGTTCGACGGGGTGCAGCCCGGGCGACCTTTGTGGCGGTTCAATAGCTTGTGGTATCGCGACGCAGAATTGCATCAACCACGCAGGCGTTACAAAGAGCGGGATGACGCCTTTAACGCCACTGCTGGCTACATGCGCAGTGAAAAACAGATGATTATACGGTTGCCCGAAACCCGGGCCGTGGTCTTTTGCATTCACACCTACGTACTGGCCAGAAAAGATTTAGTGGCTCAGTGGGGGACTGGTCCGGCTGCAGAAATAGGGTGA